Within Metabacillus sp. KUDC1714, the genomic segment TAATAGAAAAGCGCAAGGCGCCCGCCTATCGGCGACAAGCATAAGGCGAATAGGAATAGAAGGCGTTCTTTGCCTTCAATTCCTATTTGACTTATGACCTCGAGCCGATGGCGCCTGGAGCTAGACATCAAAACTAAGTAAAAAATTATATACTTTCTTAAACGTTAAGAAAAGCGCAAGCGCCGTTAGCAACGTATGAACTTGAGCACTCCCTATGAGGGATAAAGGAAACACGAAGAGCGCTAGCGTTCGATGTTAACTTATCGTTAATGGAGTATGAAGTTCATACGTCGCTGGCAGTCAAAAACGCGACGTTCTTTCGCACTGACTGCGCTTGCACGTCCTATGCTTCAGATCTATACACAAAATGTTATACGTTCAAAAGCGCAAGGTCTTTATACAATCCTAGGAGAATAAGACGCACATGAATAGAAGGTATTCTTTACCTTCTACTCATGTGTGACCTAGCCCTAGAGGTTCAGGTATCCGACCTTTCACAAAGTCAGATACCAAACTAAGTAAAAAGAACTTACTATCTTATTCCTTAATCTTTCTATATCATTTTTTTATTTTATCATGAAACGACTAGAAAGGTTTGTCTTTTTTCTGATTTCTTCTATATTAGTATTTTCTACATAGGAGAAAACTAAATTATGAAAGTGAAATAATAATAAGTTTATGGGAAAGATAATTAGCACTACTTGTCAAATTTATAGTATTATGCACACACGGGAAAAAGGCCTGACCTTAAGCCAGCCCCTTCGTATTAATATTCCTTGAATAAGGATAAAACCACTATCAAAACTTCTTATAAATAAATGCATAGGAAATAAAAGTATAAATCAAAACTAAATACTACTTTGGTATCTTTATCGTAAACTGAATGTATTCTTCAAATTCTTCTTCTTCTGTATTTAACTTAACGCCACTATCAGCAACCATTGTTAACGATTGGCGAATTGTATTCATTGCAATTCTTGTGTCTCTACTAAATGCTTTACGTTTTGGTTTCGGTTTAACATTATTTTTTTCAAGAAGCTTAACTACACGGTCCTCTGTTTGTTTAACATTTAGTTGCCTTTCGATTATCTCTGTTAACAATTTTGTTTGCAACTCAGGATCCTTTAATGGAATAAGAGCACGTGCATGGCGCTCAGTTATTACCTTTTGCAATAAAGCATCTTGTACATCTTGGGGAAGTTTTAGTAAGCGTAGCTTATTCGCTATTGTAGATTGACCTTTACCAAGTCGCTGAGCTAAAGCTTCTTGTGTGAGATTATGCAATTCAAGCAGTTTAGCATAGGCAACTGCTTCTTCTATTGAAGATAATTCTTCCCGTTGGAGATTCTCAATCAATGCAACACTTGCTGTTTCTGTATCATTAAATTCCTTTACGATCGCAGGAATATCATCCCAACCCAGGGTTTGTACAGCTCGAAAGCGTCTCTCACCAGCAATAATTTCAAATTTCCCATCTATTTCTCGAACGACTATTGGCTGAATAATTCCATGTGTACGAATAGTTAACGCTAATTCTTCAATCTTTTCATTAGAAAAAACGGTACGTGGCTGGAAGCGATTAGGAACAATATCCTGTATAAGGATTTTCTTAACCTCTTCCCTATGTTGTTCTTCTTCCTCTATTATTTCATCTTTTATTTCATCAACTACAACTTGTTCTGCTTCTTTTTCTCCCAAACCGAAAAAGCGAGAAAATGGATGCTTCATGAGCCTACACCACCTTTAAAAACTACCAATTTTAATATTCTCTTTTTCTTTCATTATTTCCTGCAAAATACTTAAAAGTTCCAGTAAATGTTTCATGTGAAACATTTACTCTATAGGAAGCTTATTTGGTGTTCCAGGTTTTCTAGGATATTTTTTAGGTGTCCCTTTTATTTTTTCAATAACTAAGATTGTTCGTTCACTATTTTCTAAAGGTAGTTCAAATGAGTGAATTTCTTGAACCTTACCACCTAAAACTTTGAGTGCTTTTTCGCCAGCCTCTAGTTCATCTTTTGCTGCTGCAGCTTTCATGGCAATAAAGAAACCGTCCTTTTTAACCAGGGGTATACACAATTCACTTAGTACAGAAAGCCTAGCAACAGCTCTAGCAGTTACTATATCAAATGACTCTCTATGCTCTTTATTTTGACCAAAAGTTTCAGCTCGGTCATGGAAAAGTTGAACGTTTTTTAAACCTAATTCTTTTGTTAAGTGAGATAAAAAATTAATTCTTTTTTGTAGTGAGTCTACAATTGAAACACGTAAATGTGGAAAGCAAATGTTAATTGGTATACTTGGAAAACCCGCACCCGCTCCGACATCACAAATAGAAAATGGTTTTGAAAAATCAAAGTAAAAAGCAGCCGATATCGAATCATAGAAGTGTTTTAAGTACACTTCCTTTTTTTCTGTGATTGACGTTAAGTTCATTTTTTCGTTCCATTCTACTAGCAAATTGAAATATAAATCAAATTGATCCATTTGTTGCGGAGAAAGCACAATTCCTTTCTCCGCTAAACTTGACTGAAATAATTCTGTATCCATAAACAAAACCTTTCTATTTATTGATTAGAAACTCGCGCAATTCGGCCTTGCTCTAGGTATACCAATAGAATTGATACATCTGCTGGGTTAACTCCAGCTATACGAGACGCCTGTGCAACAGATAATGGTGTTACCTCTTTAAGTTTTTGACGTGCCTCAGTTGCTAAACCGTTAATTGCATCATAATCAATATTTTCAGGGATTTTTTTGTTCTCCATCTTTTTAAGCTTTTCAACTTGTTGTAAAGATTTTTCGATGTAACCCTCATACTTTATTTGGATCTCAACCTGTTCAGCAACATCTGCATCAATTTCCACTTCTGATGGAACAAGCTGGTTTATATGTTCATATGTCATCTCTGGTCGTTTTAGTAAATCAGAAGCTCTAATTCCATCCTTTAATTCACTTCCACCAACTGAAAGAATTAATTGTTGAGTCTCTTGATTTGGTTTAATAATAACTGAATTCAATCGAAGTTTTTCTTGCTCAATCGAATGTTTCTTATTTGTGAATTTTGCAAAGCGTTCTTCAGATATTAAACCAATTTTC encodes:
- the noc gene encoding nucleoid occlusion protein: MKHPFSRFFGLGEKEAEQVVVDEIKDEIIEEEEQHREEVKKILIQDIVPNRFQPRTVFSNEKIEELALTIRTHGIIQPIVVREIDGKFEIIAGERRFRAVQTLGWDDIPAIVKEFNDTETASVALIENLQREELSSIEEAVAYAKLLELHNLTQEALAQRLGKGQSTIANKLRLLKLPQDVQDALLQKVITERHARALIPLKDPELQTKLLTEIIERQLNVKQTEDRVVKLLEKNNVKPKPKRKAFSRDTRIAMNTIRQSLTMVADSGVKLNTEEEEFEEYIQFTIKIPK
- the rsmG gene encoding 16S rRNA (guanine(527)-N(7))-methyltransferase RsmG, which produces MDTELFQSSLAEKGIVLSPQQMDQFDLYFNLLVEWNEKMNLTSITEKKEVYLKHFYDSISAAFYFDFSKPFSICDVGAGAGFPSIPINICFPHLRVSIVDSLQKRINFLSHLTKELGLKNVQLFHDRAETFGQNKEHRESFDIVTARAVARLSVLSELCIPLVKKDGFFIAMKAAAAKDELEAGEKALKVLGGKVQEIHSFELPLENSERTILVIEKIKGTPKKYPRKPGTPNKLPIE